From the Lathyrus oleraceus cultivar Zhongwan6 chromosome 4, CAAS_Psat_ZW6_1.0, whole genome shotgun sequence genome, one window contains:
- the LOC127073780 gene encoding NEP1-interacting protein-like 2 isoform X1 yields METGRNETPFLVFRFVSKFLLCAISGTLTACFAIAGALTGAIAGALAAKATKSGFLRGVSLGAIAGAILSVEVLEASRAYWCMEQTGSRGTSSMADFIEELVRGRLVEESLTPAILTAYNLQFEQVGIANNTGYDEIHDVHSLVAASRGLPGDTLSKLPHHTILKGTKAENTLCAICLQDMEVGEVARSLPRCYHTFHLICVDKWLLKNDSCPICRQNV; encoded by the exons ATGGAAACCGGGCGAAACGAAACACCCTTTTTGGTTTTTCGTTTTGTCTCTAAATTTTTATTATGCGCCATTTCTGGAACTCTTACGGCATGTTTTGCCATTG CTGGGGCACTAACAGGAGCTATTGCTGGTGCTTTAGCAGCTAAGGCAACAAAGAGTGGTTTTCTCCGGGGAGTTTCGTTGGGAGCCATTGCCGGGGCTATACTCTCGGTTGAGGTATTGGAAGCTTCCCGTGCGTACTGGTGTATGGAGCAAACTGGTTCACGAGGAACGTCATCTATG GCAGATTTCATAGAGGAACTTGTTCGTGGAAGGCTTGTAGAAGAATCGCTTACACCTGCTATTTTAACTGCTTACAATTTGCAA TTTGAGCAGGTTGGAATTGCTAATAACACTGGTTATGACGAGATTCATGATGTTCATAGCTTAGTAGCAGCATCCAGAGGATTGCCAGGGGATACATTGAGTAAGCTACCGCACCATACGATCTTGAAGGGCACAAAGGCAGAGAATACTTTGTGTGCAATATGTTTACAG GATATGGAAGTAGGTGAAGTTGCAAGAAGCTTACCTCGTTGTTACCATACGTTTCACTTGATATGTGTGGATAAGTGGCTTCTGAAGAATGATTCATGTCCTATTTGCAGACAGAATGTGTAG
- the LOC127073780 gene encoding NEP1-interacting protein-like 2 isoform X2 — protein sequence METGRNETPFLVFRFVSKFLLCAISGTLTACFAIAGALTGAIAGALAAKATKSGFLRGVSLGAIAGAILSVEVLEASRAYWCMEQTGSRGTSSMFEQVGIANNTGYDEIHDVHSLVAASRGLPGDTLSKLPHHTILKGTKAENTLCAICLQDMEVGEVARSLPRCYHTFHLICVDKWLLKNDSCPICRQNV from the exons ATGGAAACCGGGCGAAACGAAACACCCTTTTTGGTTTTTCGTTTTGTCTCTAAATTTTTATTATGCGCCATTTCTGGAACTCTTACGGCATGTTTTGCCATTG CTGGGGCACTAACAGGAGCTATTGCTGGTGCTTTAGCAGCTAAGGCAACAAAGAGTGGTTTTCTCCGGGGAGTTTCGTTGGGAGCCATTGCCGGGGCTATACTCTCGGTTGAGGTATTGGAAGCTTCCCGTGCGTACTGGTGTATGGAGCAAACTGGTTCACGAGGAACGTCATCTATG TTTGAGCAGGTTGGAATTGCTAATAACACTGGTTATGACGAGATTCATGATGTTCATAGCTTAGTAGCAGCATCCAGAGGATTGCCAGGGGATACATTGAGTAAGCTACCGCACCATACGATCTTGAAGGGCACAAAGGCAGAGAATACTTTGTGTGCAATATGTTTACAG GATATGGAAGTAGGTGAAGTTGCAAGAAGCTTACCTCGTTGTTACCATACGTTTCACTTGATATGTGTGGATAAGTGGCTTCTGAAGAATGATTCATGTCCTATTTGCAGACAGAATGTGTAG
- the LOC127073778 gene encoding ribulose-phosphate 3-epimerase, chloroplastic — protein MASATSSLCSSTLQSQINGLSLRKTSLLHSPSLTFSRRKFSTVVKASSRVDKFSKSDIIVSPSILSANFAKLGEQVKAVELAGCDWIHIDVMDGRFVPNITIGPLVVDALRPVTDLPLDVHLMIVEPDQRVPDFIKAGADIISVHCEQSSTIHLHRAVNQVKSLGAKAGVVLNPGTPLSAIEYVLDVVDLVLIMSVNPGFGGQSFIESQVKKIAELRRLCVEKGVNPWIEVDGGVTPANAYKVIEAGANALVAGSAVFGAKDYAEAIKGIKASKRPEPVAV, from the exons ATGGCTTCAGCTACATCTTCTCTATGTTCATCTACCCTCCAATCCCAGATCAATGGACTCTCCCTTCGCAAAACCTCTCTTCTCCATTCCCCTTCTCTCACTTTCTCCAG GAGAAAATTTTCAACCGTGGTTAAGGCTTCATCTCGCGTGGACAAGTTTTCAAAAAGCGATATCATTGTTTCTCCATCTATTCTTTCCGCCAACTTTGCAAAATTGGGAGAACAG GTAAAAGCAGTGGAGTTGGCTGGTTGTGATTGGATTCATATTGATGTTATGGACGGTCGCTTTGTTCCAAACATTACAATTGGACCTCTTGTCGTTGATGCATTACGCCCTGTGACAGATTTACCTTTGGATGTACACCTG ATGATTGTAGAACCAGACCAGCGGGTGCCAGATTTCATCAAAGCAGGAGCTGACATAATTAGTGTTCATTGTGAACAATCTTCCACTATCCATTTGCATCGTGCTGTTAATCAA GTGAAAAGCCTGGGAGCTAAAGCTGGAGTTGTCCTAAACCCTGGTACCCCACTAAGTGCGATAGAATATGTCCTTGATG TGGTTGATTTGGTCTTAATTATGTCTGTAAACCCTGGCTTTGGTGGCCAAAGTTTTATTGAGAGTCAAGTAAAGAAAATTGCTGAGTTGAGAAGATTGTGCGTGGAGAAG GGTGTCAATCCATGGATTGAAGTCGATGGTGGGGTTACCCCAGCAAATGCTTACAAG GTGATTGAGGCTGGAGCTAATGCACTAGTTGCTGGTTCTGCTGTATTTGGAGCTAAAGATTATGCTGAAG CTATAAAAGGGATCAAAGCTAGCAAAAGACCTGAACCAGTTGCTGTGTGA